Proteins from a genomic interval of Vibrio sp. SS-MA-C1-2:
- a CDS encoding DNA alkylation repair protein, giving the protein MTNYIEIINDELSNLSSNHDDIKTSEIRKVSSKTFRLVKGQAISDIFDLCDILLNKKERVFTLIAFDWAFKVRAQYDNDTFVRFEYWLFSYINDWWDCDDFCTHAFGYLLSQKTDLIEKIIPWASSKNFAVRRAIPVILILSSKRGLLDNTLALKIVDLIKDDPHYLVQKGYGWLLKTISEKEPEIVKNYLTVNVKLIPRVAFRYAVGKLNNHDRQKLMAL; this is encoded by the coding sequence ATGACTAATTATATAGAAATAATAAATGATGAATTAAGCAATCTAAGTTCTAATCATGATGATATTAAAACTAGTGAAATACGTAAGGTATCATCAAAAACTTTTCGTTTGGTTAAAGGTCAAGCAATCAGTGATATTTTTGATTTATGTGACATTCTTTTAAATAAAAAAGAAAGAGTGTTTACGCTAATTGCTTTTGATTGGGCCTTTAAAGTAAGAGCCCAATATGATAATGATACCTTCGTTCGATTCGAATACTGGCTATTTTCTTATATCAATGATTGGTGGGATTGCGATGATTTCTGTACACATGCCTTTGGATATTTATTAAGTCAAAAAACAGATTTAATTGAGAAAATAATTCCATGGGCATCGAGTAAGAACTTTGCTGTTAGACGAGCTATTCCTGTTATATTAATACTATCAAGCAAAAGGGGGCTTTTAGATAATACGTTAGCATTAAAAATTGTAGATCTCATTAAAGACGACCCACATTATCTTGTACAAAAAGGATATGGTTGGTTATTAAAGACTATCTCAGAAAAAGAACCAGAGATTGTAAAAAATTATCTAACTGTAAATGTAAAACTAATCCCAAGAGTAGCTTTTCGTTATGCTGTTGGAAAACTAAATAATCATGATCGCCAAAAATTAATGGCACTGTAA
- a CDS encoding VOC family protein: MVINHISIGTSNITQAIKFYDDVLSTISIKRTHYIENIAAAYGERFEFWVNTPYEGKVSSGNGSHIAFNAPSIEAVKNFHQVALKLGGTCAGEPNYRKEYGNNYYAAFVYDLDAHKIEAVYLDD; the protein is encoded by the coding sequence ATGGTAATCAACCACATTTCTATAGGCACGTCAAATATAACACAAGCTATTAAATTTTATGATGATGTTTTGTCTACTATTAGCATAAAAAGAACACACTATATTGAAAATATTGCAGCAGCTTATGGAGAGCGTTTTGAATTTTGGGTTAACACCCCTTATGAAGGTAAAGTATCAAGTGGAAATGGAAGTCATATTGCTTTTAATGCCCCCTCAATTGAAGCTGTAAAGAATTTTCATCAAGTTGCACTAAAGTTAGGTGGAACATGTGCTGGTGAGCCTAACTATAGAAAAGAGTATGGAAATAATTATTATGCTGCTTTTGTATATGACTTAGATGCACATAAAATTGAGGCTGTATATCTTGATGACTAA
- a CDS encoding YeeE/YedE family protein, which produces MFFFIALISGLLFGMGMALSGMVIPEVVLAFLDVAGNWKPDLAFVMGGALLVFLPCYFLIIKPRSKPVYSKEFAISNKQSIDKRLIVGASIFGLGWGLGGICPGPVVSSLASGNSGAIVFFLFMMLGLFVTKKWIK; this is translated from the coding sequence ATGTTTTTCTTTATTGCACTAATAAGTGGACTCTTATTTGGAATGGGTATGGCTCTGTCTGGTATGGTGATCCCTGAAGTTGTTTTGGCATTTCTGGATGTTGCTGGTAATTGGAAACCAGATTTAGCCTTTGTAATGGGTGGTGCTCTGCTTGTTTTCTTACCTTGTTACTTTCTAATTATTAAACCACGCTCTAAACCTGTATATAGCAAAGAGTTTGCTATAAGTAATAAACAATCTATCGATAAACGCCTTATTGTCGGTGCGAGTATTTTTGGTCTGGGTTGGGGATTGGGGGGGATCTGTCCTGGCCCTGTTGTCTCATCGCTTGCAAGTGGCAATAGTGGTGCAATTGTCTTCTTTCTCTTTATGATGCTTGGTTTGTTTGTCACAAAAAAATGGATAAAATAA
- a CDS encoding YeeE/YedE family protein, producing the protein MTFQLPWLSLFGGMLLGVSAVLLLLFNGKIAGISGIVSGLLSPTQKDFFWRVLFIIGMVIGGILGSKLFGTELPSSYDHSYFYLAFIGFIVGIGTKLGNGCTSGHGICGMGRLSKRSITATCTFMLVAAITVFIRFHVL; encoded by the coding sequence ATGACATTTCAACTTCCTTGGCTGTCACTATTTGGTGGCATGCTACTCGGCGTATCTGCTGTTTTATTACTTCTTTTTAACGGCAAGATTGCGGGGATCAGTGGTATCGTATCAGGCTTACTTTCACCGACACAAAAGGATTTCTTCTGGCGAGTACTTTTTATTATAGGTATGGTTATCGGTGGTATTTTAGGCTCTAAGCTTTTTGGAACAGAGCTTCCATCGAGTTATGATCACTCTTACTTTTATCTTGCCTTTATAGGGTTCATTGTCGGTATAGGCACAAAACTCGGTAATGGATGTACTAGTGGCCATGGTATATGTGGTATGGGCCGTTTATCTAAACGCTCCATCACTGCAACTTGTACATTTATGCTGGTTGCTGCTATCACTGTATTTATTCGTTTTCATGTTTTATAG
- a CDS encoding helix-turn-helix transcriptional regulator, giving the protein MDIAELRPKAAQVSEQLKVMAHPERLLVLCTLMGGEVGAGELQKTSELSQSAFSQHLSVLKKHNLVSVRKESQQVFYSLADEKIRQLIGCLHSIYCV; this is encoded by the coding sequence ATGGATATTGCAGAATTAAGACCAAAGGCAGCACAAGTTTCGGAACAACTGAAAGTGATGGCACACCCTGAAAGGCTCCTTGTATTGTGCACATTAATGGGTGGTGAAGTAGGGGCGGGTGAGTTACAAAAAACCTCCGAACTTAGCCAATCTGCATTTTCTCAACACTTGAGTGTTTTAAAAAAGCACAATTTGGTTAGTGTTAGAAAAGAGTCGCAACAGGTTTTTTATTCACTTGCTGATGAAAAAATTCGACAATTAATTGGTTGTCTTCACTCAATTTACTGTGTTTAA
- a CDS encoding FAD-dependent oxidoreductase produces the protein MPKILIVGGVAGGASAAARARRLSEDAEIVIFEKGPYISFANCGLPYHIGGDIPKRENLLLQTPESFLARFNVDVRVMNEVIAIDRSKKQVTIKNLLDNTQYQENYDFLLLSPGASPVIPPILGLDNPLTYSLRNIPDMDKIISTIEKNRPEHATVVGGGFIGLEMVEAFHQLGIKTTLIEMADQVMTPIDREMAGFVHTEIREKNIDLQLSVALSAVEHKDKTLSLTLSNKSRLETNLLIMAIGVKPDNQLAKTAGLELGDFGGISTNKYMQTSDPAIFAVGDAIEDADFVTGKSGLVPLAGPANRQGRMAADNMFGRQEAYHGTQGTAICKVFDLAVASTGKNEKQLVQEGMVYQKAYVHTASHASYYPGAETVSLKLLFAPQNGKILGAQAVGKDGVDKRIDILAVAQRAGMTVGQLQHLELTYAPPYGSAKDVINQVAFVASNILKGDTDPIHFDEIDHLNGNQLLLDVRNPEELEKVGYISGAINIPVDQLRNRLNELPKEKEIIIYCQVGLRGNVAYRQLVNNGYKAKNLIGGYRTYKFAKL, from the coding sequence ATGCCTAAAATCCTTATTGTGGGTGGTGTTGCTGGCGGTGCTTCCGCTGCTGCCAGAGCACGAAGATTAAGTGAAGACGCTGAAATCGTTATCTTTGAAAAAGGACCTTATATCTCATTTGCAAATTGCGGCTTGCCTTATCATATTGGTGGCGATATACCAAAACGAGAAAACCTATTATTACAGACGCCGGAAAGCTTTCTTGCACGATTTAATGTCGATGTAAGAGTGATGAATGAGGTGATTGCTATTGATCGTTCAAAGAAGCAAGTGACGATCAAAAATCTATTGGATAATACACAATATCAAGAAAATTATGACTTTCTCTTATTAAGTCCAGGTGCTTCACCTGTTATTCCTCCGATTCTAGGGTTGGATAACCCTTTAACGTATTCACTACGTAATATTCCCGATATGGATAAAATTATTTCAACCATTGAGAAGAACAGACCAGAACATGCAACGGTTGTTGGTGGTGGTTTTATTGGTTTAGAAATGGTAGAGGCGTTTCATCAATTAGGCATTAAAACAACGTTAATTGAGATGGCCGATCAGGTGATGACTCCAATTGATAGAGAAATGGCTGGATTCGTGCATACTGAAATTAGAGAAAAAAATATAGATTTACAGCTAAGTGTGGCACTTTCAGCAGTTGAGCACAAAGACAAAACCCTCTCATTGACACTTTCGAATAAGAGTCGTCTAGAAACAAACTTACTTATTATGGCGATTGGTGTAAAACCAGATAATCAATTAGCTAAAACGGCTGGTTTGGAACTGGGTGATTTTGGTGGTATCTCTACAAATAAATATATGCAAACAAGTGATCCTGCTATTTTTGCTGTGGGTGATGCAATTGAAGATGCAGATTTTGTCACGGGAAAATCTGGTCTAGTTCCTCTTGCTGGTCCTGCAAATCGTCAGGGGCGAATGGCGGCTGATAATATGTTTGGACGTCAAGAAGCTTATCATGGCACACAAGGCACTGCGATCTGTAAGGTCTTTGATCTTGCTGTTGCATCAACAGGGAAAAATGAGAAACAGCTTGTACAAGAGGGGATGGTTTACCAAAAAGCATATGTTCATACGGCAAGCCATGCGAGCTATTATCCCGGGGCTGAAACGGTATCATTAAAATTGTTGTTTGCGCCTCAAAACGGAAAAATACTCGGAGCTCAAGCTGTTGGTAAGGATGGTGTCGATAAGCGTATTGATATTCTGGCGGTAGCACAACGTGCAGGAATGACTGTTGGACAGTTACAACATTTGGAATTAACTTATGCGCCCCCTTACGGTAGTGCTAAAGATGTGATCAATCAAGTCGCTTTTGTTGCTAGCAATATTTTAAAAGGTGATACAGACCCCATCCATTTTGATGAAATCGATCACTTAAATGGAAATCAACTGTTGCTAGATGTAAGAAACCCGGAAGAGTTAGAAAAAGTTGGTTATATTTCTGGTGCCATCAATATTCCAGTGGATCAGTTAAGAAATCGACTTAACGAGCTGCCAAAAGAAAAAGAGATCATTATCTACTGTCAAGTTGGGTTGCGCGGTAACGTTGCATATCGTCAATTAGTCAACAATGGCTATAAAGCGAAGAATTTAATCGGCGGTTATCGAACGTATAAGTTTGCTAAACTATAA
- a CDS encoding NACHT domain-containing protein, giving the protein MYESKSSAITYTGYEYQTLHGVKLLASWLNSPTRYKRIGFEVDDSEDCIPQGIDDIVCERQNLKRDYIQVKFTPNTDNNLLSWEWLLKKSGKTERSRTLLQKFSDAIDDISIENTGSVILLTNKIPERDVECALNDNKIIYDLIPIETQDEIVMQLGSEEKARLLFSILDVHHSDLSYKTLSIDIEESLRKLTDEAGVHRLINKSRDWSKFKNQPTEGGWITLEDIRGVISTKRPEPIPQSFIIPEHYVLPDEDFHQYFLQKIIQLESNIHVLTGSPGKGKSTYLSYFCEELKEYKIPYVRHHYFLSLDDRTNDRLSPRVVSEDLMTQITSKYDAGDLNRYESENLNLALKECGDFSKKNKTPFVVIIDGLDHVWRDNNKNKKPLDELFNQLIPTHDNVVLVIGTQPVNEAMLPDSLIRECPKSEWDELPAMTGNAIKSYLEYQLKSNRLKQTFHEEIKDEVLNESAEALASITNGYPLHVIYSCEYLISSGNGLSKYAIEQLPPCEDGKIETYYKSIWRTLNGPQKDILHLCCDFNFLWPQNSFSDLLEENPLNTPSVDGVVHLLHDSLSGLRPFHESLIVFVKTVAEHEARVEKLLPKVCHWLENSAPEHINACWLWLCKGRLGDEIPLREGITRTWVLERLSEGYDDSSILRLLECAEHYAFMEFKFDEAYSHRSLKTRLINGPNFQLEDLSNLRISSLVSAPSCLINELIAMKAEYSPKMLSILAITLWYREDEYNAKKITKLALSRHRSELDIYSSRMQSNSRSDDLLLIRASVITECFDGAWLSNNEHILKWPTEYINEFITAVKIKGDLRLLINLHSKVTNENTKYLIETATIMLSIVEEVDLTAWKEFNNFKHSHLSILYKEVGKVKQLPISTTVSGRGNIASKVSYDEWFYESLLVRLNACGDFCWLSVNVERERIDLSKYYKQLCIFADMFSEIFIEHGEVTFDDLCFMSTAIEESTSTNWNTRREDIKFKRDWIRIAANCAVVFSRSKIDYTTLKNAFEIDILDIEWFRLWYYESGDNLLTDEAVNLLIEKDITHQAHTLEDTNARTNRNVELASIALRHANYDSMKWHTKLSWDYVLGYVHHKDMTINDTIEAIEYIADRDLNKAVNLLERVAPLAFNVCEFTDGDHTRFALSDIARISAKYNISAIVSKYNQEVNDGEWYHADTSLEYFLKYTDLSSIFAKALSFTGLTNDQLKIISSRAGDGDLSAQNIIDELNLSGIEISIDENKEEDVAKDESKLNPADYLPSQFDILLTCRPSKEFYLMWYNFWLTRGEESELVNHLYSILLEKELDLGNSKYLLDPLFVSCRQIYGPRKAFNVLVKAQVEMRGWSSWYETSEASLDRLKKVAKHYPSRVNAFLYKTTTQIDPWSKEVGNLIIPNKTLAFLLAEAKRVDEANSLALSMICEIEKETANLPLVQPNWSWVVGESEDIKNAKILISRLAWPVPKIKLQVASQIAGLLCDKTHTVNLERLLLSELATKLLESEVVEILVVFWLAKQKGYEAKENIASYIKARSRLSDMILDVILSKIDGYGKYAKELVPDFNDYANDFGFQKAQGTEVPLAFHSELENLERKTGIPFLILYRSEWINSCERIKPRWDNIDYFLSSDRKSTGNFFTRNSHRGRSAFLNVLNIAENVFGMPRDYSESVSTLAFPVEPVYISSIQNKPVWLPEWEFGQDVSESNIRKYLGNCITNYSEVLDLGALSFPLKIDSNKWIDITILLAKKTNQYDVDFNISRGDIGFSFGDKLRTDLQFETKLSSYSKYDNCHPLFGTIHPLTRIGYWQIDLESRGLYIPLTDEKINAKHNAFQTSLFLGEKQIAESIFWPSVHSLSHPKKIKSLYGTCTIFDHNNNAWLERELQDKPDIYLCSVSVLTRENHYDDFNIDEYNFSLDQY; this is encoded by the coding sequence ATGTACGAGAGCAAATCAAGCGCAATAACCTATACAGGATATGAATATCAAACACTACATGGTGTTAAATTGTTAGCTAGTTGGTTAAATTCTCCAACTAGATACAAGCGCATTGGTTTCGAGGTCGATGACTCTGAAGACTGTATTCCCCAAGGTATTGATGACATCGTTTGTGAGCGGCAAAATTTAAAGCGTGATTATATACAAGTGAAATTCACTCCAAATACTGATAACAATCTGCTTTCTTGGGAGTGGTTACTGAAAAAAAGTGGAAAAACGGAAAGGTCACGTACTTTACTTCAAAAATTTTCAGATGCAATTGATGATATTTCAATTGAAAACACAGGAAGTGTTATTTTACTCACGAACAAAATACCAGAAAGAGACGTTGAATGTGCGTTAAATGATAATAAAATTATTTACGATCTAATACCTATAGAAACACAAGATGAAATAGTAATGCAACTTGGTAGTGAAGAAAAAGCTAGACTCTTATTTTCTATTCTAGACGTGCATCACAGTGACCTAAGTTATAAAACATTAAGTATCGATATAGAAGAATCATTAAGAAAGTTAACCGATGAGGCTGGCGTACACCGTCTAATTAATAAATCTAGGGACTGGTCTAAATTTAAAAATCAGCCGACTGAAGGTGGTTGGATTACGCTCGAAGATATAAGGGGCGTGATATCTACAAAACGTCCAGAGCCAATACCTCAAAGTTTTATTATTCCAGAGCACTATGTGTTACCGGATGAAGATTTTCACCAATATTTTCTACAAAAAATCATCCAACTTGAATCGAATATACATGTACTTACAGGCTCCCCAGGTAAGGGGAAAAGCACTTATTTAAGTTATTTCTGTGAGGAATTAAAAGAGTATAAAATCCCATATGTGAGACACCATTATTTTCTTTCGTTAGACGATCGAACCAATGACCGTTTAAGTCCAAGGGTAGTTTCTGAAGATTTGATGACTCAAATTACGAGTAAATATGATGCTGGAGATTTAAATAGATATGAATCTGAAAATTTAAATTTAGCGTTAAAAGAATGTGGAGATTTTAGCAAAAAAAACAAAACTCCTTTTGTCGTTATTATCGATGGTTTAGATCATGTGTGGCGGGATAATAATAAAAACAAAAAACCACTTGATGAGTTATTCAATCAGTTAATTCCCACCCATGATAATGTTGTTTTAGTTATAGGCACGCAACCTGTAAATGAAGCCATGCTGCCAGATTCATTGATTAGAGAATGCCCAAAAAGTGAATGGGATGAGTTACCTGCAATGACAGGTAATGCAATAAAAAGCTATTTGGAGTATCAATTAAAATCAAACCGTCTTAAGCAAACGTTCCATGAGGAAATCAAAGATGAAGTTTTAAACGAATCTGCCGAAGCTCTTGCATCAATTACAAATGGTTACCCATTGCATGTTATATATTCGTGTGAATATTTAATCTCGTCAGGAAATGGGCTTTCTAAATATGCCATAGAACAGCTCCCTCCATGTGAAGACGGTAAAATTGAAACTTATTACAAATCGATTTGGCGTACATTGAATGGTCCTCAAAAAGATATTTTACACTTATGCTGTGACTTTAATTTTCTTTGGCCACAGAATTCATTTTCTGACCTGTTGGAAGAGAACCCTCTTAACACTCCTAGTGTTGATGGCGTTGTACATTTACTTCATGATTCATTATCTGGCTTGAGACCTTTTCATGAAAGTTTAATTGTATTTGTTAAAACCGTTGCTGAACATGAAGCTAGAGTTGAGAAGCTCTTACCCAAAGTATGTCATTGGCTTGAAAATAGTGCTCCAGAGCATATTAATGCATGCTGGCTTTGGCTATGTAAAGGACGTTTAGGTGACGAAATACCTCTTAGAGAAGGCATAACTAGAACGTGGGTACTTGAACGATTATCTGAAGGTTATGATGACAGTAGTATTTTAAGGTTACTTGAATGCGCGGAGCATTATGCGTTTATGGAGTTTAAGTTCGATGAAGCTTATAGCCATCGTTCTTTAAAAACGCGGTTGATTAATGGTCCAAATTTTCAGCTCGAGGACTTATCAAATTTGCGGATAAGCAGTTTAGTTTCTGCTCCTTCGTGTTTGATAAATGAACTAATAGCAATGAAAGCTGAGTATTCACCTAAGATGCTGTCTATCTTAGCAATTACTCTTTGGTATAGAGAGGATGAATATAATGCTAAAAAAATTACTAAACTAGCCCTTAGTCGTCACCGCAGTGAATTAGATATATATAGCTCGAGAATGCAAAGTAATAGCCGTTCTGACGATTTACTTCTTATTCGAGCATCTGTGATAACTGAGTGTTTTGATGGAGCATGGTTAAGCAATAATGAACACATACTTAAATGGCCTACCGAATATATAAATGAGTTTATTACTGCTGTAAAAATTAAAGGTGACTTAAGATTACTAATCAACTTGCATAGTAAGGTTACCAATGAAAACACTAAATATTTAATCGAAACTGCGACGATCATGTTAAGTATTGTGGAAGAGGTAGATTTAACAGCTTGGAAAGAATTTAATAATTTTAAACATAGTCATCTATCAATCTTATATAAGGAAGTAGGTAAAGTTAAACAACTACCTATCTCTACTACTGTGTCGGGGCGGGGGAATATAGCGTCTAAAGTTTCTTACGATGAGTGGTTTTATGAAAGTTTACTTGTTCGTTTGAATGCCTGTGGTGACTTCTGCTGGCTTTCTGTAAACGTAGAGCGTGAACGAATCGATCTGTCTAAATATTACAAACAGCTTTGTATTTTTGCTGATATGTTCTCTGAGATTTTTATAGAACACGGAGAAGTAACTTTTGATGACTTATGTTTCATGAGCACTGCTATAGAAGAAAGTACCTCAACAAATTGGAACACAAGGCGAGAAGATATTAAATTTAAGCGAGATTGGATACGTATCGCAGCAAATTGTGCGGTAGTGTTCAGTCGAAGTAAGATTGATTATACCACATTAAAAAATGCATTCGAAATTGATATATTAGACATTGAATGGTTTAGGCTTTGGTACTATGAGAGTGGAGACAACTTACTTACTGATGAAGCTGTAAATCTATTAATTGAAAAAGATATTACTCACCAAGCTCATACATTAGAGGATACGAATGCTAGAACAAATAGAAATGTGGAACTAGCTTCAATTGCTTTACGTCATGCTAATTATGATTCGATGAAATGGCACACTAAGCTGTCATGGGATTACGTATTAGGCTATGTACACCATAAAGACATGACGATTAATGATACTATAGAAGCTATAGAATACATTGCGGATAGAGATCTTAACAAGGCTGTCAATTTATTAGAGCGGGTAGCTCCTTTAGCCTTTAATGTGTGCGAGTTTACTGATGGTGACCATACTCGGTTTGCTTTATCTGATATTGCTAGGATTAGCGCTAAATACAATATTTCTGCAATAGTTTCAAAATACAATCAGGAAGTTAATGACGGAGAGTGGTATCACGCAGATACTTCTCTTGAATACTTTTTGAAGTACACAGATCTTTCATCAATTTTCGCGAAAGCACTTTCTTTCACTGGGTTAACGAATGACCAGTTGAAAATCATATCGAGTCGAGCAGGTGATGGGGATTTATCTGCTCAAAATATAATTGACGAGTTAAACCTCTCTGGTATTGAAATTTCCATAGACGAAAATAAAGAAGAAGATGTAGCGAAGGATGAAAGTAAGTTAAATCCTGCTGATTATCTTCCTAGCCAATTTGATATTCTGTTAACTTGTCGACCTTCGAAAGAGTTTTATTTAATGTGGTATAACTTCTGGCTTACTAGAGGAGAAGAGTCAGAGTTAGTAAATCATCTATATTCTATTTTATTGGAAAAAGAGCTAGATCTAGGGAATTCTAAATATCTTCTAGACCCTTTATTTGTTAGTTGTAGACAAATATATGGACCTCGGAAAGCGTTTAACGTACTTGTGAAAGCTCAAGTCGAAATGCGAGGCTGGTCTTCTTGGTATGAGACTTCAGAAGCTTCACTTGATAGACTTAAAAAGGTGGCTAAACATTATCCAAGCAGAGTTAATGCATTCTTGTATAAAACTACCACTCAGATTGATCCTTGGAGCAAAGAGGTAGGTAATTTAATCATCCCTAATAAAACATTAGCATTCCTCTTAGCCGAAGCTAAAAGAGTAGATGAAGCTAATTCATTAGCTTTATCAATGATTTGTGAAATTGAAAAAGAAACTGCTAATTTACCTTTAGTACAACCTAATTGGTCATGGGTAGTTGGGGAATCCGAAGATATAAAAAATGCAAAAATATTGATTAGTCGACTTGCCTGGCCTGTACCTAAAATTAAACTCCAAGTTGCTAGCCAAATAGCTGGTTTACTCTGTGACAAAACTCATACAGTTAACCTCGAGAGGCTATTGCTTTCTGAATTAGCAACAAAATTATTAGAATCAGAAGTTGTTGAAATACTAGTGGTATTCTGGTTGGCAAAGCAGAAAGGCTATGAAGCAAAAGAAAATATAGCTTCTTATATAAAAGCTCGCTCTAGACTCTCAGATATGATTTTAGATGTAATACTGTCGAAAATTGATGGCTATGGTAAATATGCAAAAGAACTCGTACCTGATTTTAATGATTATGCAAATGATTTTGGCTTTCAGAAAGCGCAAGGAACCGAAGTACCACTAGCCTTCCATTCTGAGTTAGAAAATCTAGAAAGAAAAACTGGAATTCCTTTCTTGATTTTATATCGCTCAGAATGGATAAACAGTTGTGAGAGGATAAAACCTCGTTGGGATAATATTGATTATTTTCTGAGTAGTGATCGTAAAAGTACTGGTAATTTTTTTACTCGTAATAGTCATCGAGGTCGGTCAGCATTTCTCAATGTTCTAAATATAGCGGAAAACGTATTTGGCATGCCTCGTGATTATTCAGAATCGGTTTCTACTCTTGCTTTTCCTGTAGAGCCTGTATATATATCATCTATTCAGAATAAGCCAGTTTGGCTACCTGAATGGGAATTTGGTCAAGATGTATCTGAAAGTAATATACGTAAATATTTAGGTAATTGTATAACTAATTATAGTGAGGTTTTGGATCTTGGGGCGTTGTCGTTTCCTCTCAAGATTGATTCAAACAAGTGGATCGATATAACGATTCTTTTAGCGAAAAAAACAAATCAATATGATGTGGATTTTAATATATCACGTGGTGATATTGGATTTAGTTTTGGAGATAAACTAAGGACTGATTTACAATTTGAGACCAAACTTAGCTCTTACAGTAAGTATGATAACTGCCACCCATTATTTGGTACTATTCATCCTCTTACAAGGATAGGGTATTGGCAAATTGATCTTGAATCGAGAGGGCTGTATATACCGCTAACTGATGAAAAAATCAACGCTAAACATAATGCTTTTCAAACATCACTTTTTTTGGGTGAGAAACAGATTGCAGAGTCTATATTTTGGCCTTCAGTACATTCTTTATCTCACCCAAAAAAAATCAAATCACTATATGGCACGTGTACCATATTCGATCACAATAATAATGCATGGTTAGAAAGAGAGTTACAAGATAAGCCAGATATTTATCTCTGTTCTGTATCAGTTTTAACTCGAGAAAATCACTATGATGATTTCAATATTGATGAATATAATTTTAGTCTTGACCAGTACTAG
- a CDS encoding type II toxin-antitoxin system RelB/DinJ family antitoxin: MATVNVRVDDDLKAESFKALEELGVSPSELLRQTLEYVATNKRLPFKTLLVTDEDADLIDLVNKRLQSPKPVKVSLDDL; the protein is encoded by the coding sequence ATGGCTACAGTTAATGTGCGTGTTGATGATGATCTCAAAGCTGAATCATTTAAGGCTTTAGAAGAACTTGGTGTATCACCGTCAGAACTTTTACGACAAACGTTAGAATATGTTGCAACAAATAAACGACTTCCTTTTAAAACATTACTAGTTACTGATGAAGATGCAGATTTAATTGATCTAGTTAATAAACGATTACAGTCACCCAAGCCAGTAAAGGTTTCTTTAGATGACCTATGA